The following are encoded together in the Ornithodoros turicata isolate Travis unplaced genomic scaffold, ASM3712646v1 Chromosome170, whole genome shotgun sequence genome:
- the LOC135373001 gene encoding uncharacterized protein LOC135373001, with the protein MNLMSKMRLHDTAAFRRYVCMSPEQFGYLLSLVKHRLEKHPQGRRALEPAHRLATTLRYLASGSYLSSVAYSFRIGFTTKDCEWQFSDRWLIVATSQNPSPDVWAQSAKQFEERWSFPNCIGAVDGKRIIIEAPHRAGSMFYNYKVGSHSIVLMAVADAKYKFLYADIGAYGSQSDGGVFKSPGRPASRSLPNEQDLKTPPSDWGRALCIHSRQSASA; encoded by the exons ATGAACCTG ATGTCAAAGATGAGACTCCATGATACTGCTGCGTTCAGGAGGTATGTGTGCATGTCTCCTGAACAATTCGGCTATCTGCTGAGCCTCGTCAAGCACAGACTGGAGAAGCACCCCCAGGGTCGTCGAGCTTTGGAACCTGCACACAGACTGGCCACCACACTGAG GTACCTGGCGTCCGGCAGTTACCTCAGCAGTGTTGCATACAGCTTCCGGATTGGCTTCACGACAAAGGATTGT GAATGGCAATTTTCAGACCGGTGGCTAATTGTTGCTACTTCACAGAACCCGTCACCAGATGTGTGGGCCCAGTCAGCGAAGCAGTTTGAGGAAAGATGGTCCTTCCCAAACTGCATTGGGGCTGTGGACGGAAAACGTATCATCATTGAAGCCCCACACCGTGCAGGGTCCATGTTTTACAACTACAAGGTG GGCTCCCACTCCATCGTCCTAATGGCCGTAGCCGATGCGAAGTACAAGTTTTTGTATGCGGACATCGGGGCATATGGGTCCCAGTCTGACGGCGGGGTTTTTAAATCCCCTGGTAGACCAGCTTCGAGGTCTTTGCCCAACGAGCAGGATTTAAAAACCCCGCCGTCAGACTGGGGAAGGGCACTTTGCATACACAGCAGACAGTCGGCATCGGCGTAG